The Pelmatolapia mariae isolate MD_Pm_ZW linkage group LG10_11, Pm_UMD_F_2, whole genome shotgun sequence genome includes a region encoding these proteins:
- the sgk2b gene encoding serine/threonine-protein kinase Sgk2b, translating into MTVSQERPMTYAKMKALVSFLSALLKGKKVGFSDFLHKFVSSQHLCQHLDTEKILRRQSKPGRGKEEKSTLSSTNTETSQMKPSDFDYLKVIGRGSFGKVLLARHRKQGGYYAVKVLQKQLIVKRKEQKHVMVERSVLLKGLQHPFLVGLHFSFQTPNTLYFVLDYVNGGELFYHLQREGSFPEPRAAFYAAEMAAALGYLHSRNIVYRDLKPENILLDSEGHVMLTDFGLCKEGVATGGIMHTFCGTPEYLAPEVLHGHPYSPAVDWWGLGTVTFEMICGLPPFYSRSKLQMFQNILHGPLQLRSGISKAACSLLEGLLEKDVSRRLGASCDIVELQEHPFFASIDWDDLLARKIRPPFIPKVAGPWDVSYIDPAFTQQPVPACVNDRCQEAGVSEAFPGFSYMNPVEYLAAEPVS; encoded by the exons atGACCGTGTCTCAAGAAAGGCCCATGACCTATGCCAAGATGAAAGCCCTTGTCTCGTTTCTCTCAG CTCTGCTCAAGGGGAAGAAAGTGGGCTTCAGTGACTTCTTGCACAAATTTGTTTCCAGCCAGCACCTCTGCCAACA CCTGGACACTGAGAAAATCCTGCGGAGACAAAGCAAACCGGGGAGAGGGAAGGAGGAGAAATCTACTTTG AGCTCCACGAACACAGAAACCTCACA GATGAAGCCATCAGACTTCGACTACCTCAAAGTCATCGGCAGAGGAAGCTTTGGaaag GTGCTGCTGGCAAGACATAGAAAACAAGGGGGTTATTATGCCGTGAAAGTGCTCCAGAAACAGTTGATTGTCAAGAGGAAAGAG CAGAAGCATGTGATGGTTGAGAGGAGTGTACTCCTGAAAGGACTACAGCATCCATTCCTGGTGGGACTCCACTTCTCTTTCCAGACACCAAACACTCTCTACTTTGTCCTGGACTATGTCAATGGAGGGGAG CTTTTCTACCACCTGCAGAGAGAGGGGTCATTTCCAGAACCCAGAGCTGCTTTCTATGCTGCAGAGATGGCTGCAGCACTGGGCTACCTCCACTCTCGTAACATCGTCTacag AGACCTGAAACCTGAGAACATCCTGCTGGACAGTGAGGGCCACGTGATGCTGACTGACTTTGGGCTTTGTAAAGAAGGTGTGGCCACAGGTGGGATCATGCACACCTTCTGTGGCACTCCGGAGTACCTTGCTCCAGAGGTGCTACACGGCCATCCATATAGCCCAGCTGTGGACTGGTGGGGACTCGGCACGGTGACTTTTGAGATGATCTGTGGACTG cCTCCATTTTATAGTCGCAGTAAACTGCAAATGTTTCAGAACATCCTTCACGGCCCTCTGCAGCTACGCAGCGGCATCTCTAAAGCTGCCTGCTCACTGTTGGAGGGCTTATTGGAAAAAGATGTCTCCAGACGCTTAGGAGCGAGCTGTGACATT GTGGAGCTGCAGGAACATCCCTTCTTTGCCTCTATCGACTGGGATGACCTCCTGGCCAGAAAAATCAGACCCCCTTTCATCCCAAAAGTG GCTGGTCCTTGGGATGTCAGTTACATTGACCCAGCATTTACGCAACAACCTGTACCTGCCTGTGTGAACGACAGGTGCCAGGAGGCTGGGGTCAGCGAGGCCTTCCCAGGATTCTCCTACATGAACCCGGTGGAGTACCTGGCAGCAGAGCCGGTTTCATAA
- the LOC134635757 gene encoding putative transmembrane protein 244, translated as MAFKGRAVDSKTVLLNLLLCLLIFYSLFYMIGSVCFGAFRLDHFDGLIPFDFKTEPTESNSKYLVNLLSLELTYFCSGLLFAAVVRRRVWDYALTVTLVHVIITSLVMLEFPTVWQWWLALGSGLFLMICNGQLIAYFTCQSEQSYASFSIY; from the exons ATGGCATTCAAAGGCAGAGCGGTCGACTCGAAG ACCGTGCTCCTCAacctgctgctgtgtctgctcaTATTTTACTCGCTTTTCTACATGATCGGGAGCGTCTGCTTTGGTGCCTTCAG ATTGGACCACTTTGACGGACTGATTCCTTTTGACTTTAAGACCGAACCTACTGAATCCAACTCCAAATACTTGG tgAACCTCCTGTCCTTGGAGCTCACCTATTTTTGCAGTGGCCTTCTGTTTGCCGCAGTGGTGAGGAGGCGGGTTTGGGACTACGCTCTCACTGTCACACTGGTGCATGTAATCATCACCAGCCTAG TAATGTTGGAGTTTCCTACCGTGTGGCAATGGTGGCTGGCTTTAG GCAGTGGCTTGTTTCTGATGATTTGCAACGGTCAGTTGATTGCTTACTTCACATGCCAGAGTGAGCAGAGCTATGCCTCCTTCAGCATCTACTGA